CTCGAAGCGCGCCTCAGAGCTGAACTTTGGACCTCGTGGGCCTCGCTGCTTCGCTCTTATGCGGCCGCTCATGGAATGAACAGCACGCATCATGCAGTCGTTGAAGTGGGAGCGGAAGAGATTACACTTCGTGTGGCCAGCCGCTGGCTTCGCTTCACGCACGAGACGATGGAATCAAGTGATGGAAGCCGCTCTACCTTCACCATGCAGGAAGATGGAACGGTCAAACTGAACGGTATCGCCGAAGAGATGGACCTTGCCGCCGAGAGGCTGGCGCGGGAGATGATGCAGAGTGAGTGAAATAGCCAATACGATCTTTTCGCCAGAGACGGCCGCGCGCTTCGACCATCTCGTCACCATCTACCCACTCAAGCGGTCAGCGCTCGTGCCCATGCTGCTCTACGCCCAGGATGAAATCGGCTATATCTCTGACGTCGTCATCGCCGAGATCGCCCAGCGCCTCGACCTTCTGGAGTTGGACGTACGCAACGTGCTTTCGTACTACTCCATGCTGCGCACCAAGCCTGCTGGCAAGTACAACGTGCAGGTGTGCACCAATATCTCCTGCATGCTGCGTGGCGGCTACGAGATCCTCGACCACTGCAAGCACAAGCTCGGCATCGGCCACAAAGGCACAACCTCCGACGGCGTCTTCTCGCTGGAAGAGGTCGAGTGCATCGGAGCCTGCTGCTGGGCGCCAGCCATTCAGATCAACTACGACTTCCACGACGACCTCACCACAGAAAAAGTCGACGTTCTCTTCCAGATGTATCGCGACGGCCAGGGAAAGGACGTGAAATAAATGCCATCACTCGTCTCGCATCCCGATGAGGTAAAAGTAGTCTCCCGCCGCTTCGGCCTGGGGGCAACCGACATCGACAAGTATGTTGAACTCGATGGCTATAAAGCTGTTCAGCAAGCCATCGCCAAGGGACCCGAGTGGATCATCACTGAGATGAAGGCCAGCGGCCTACGTGGACGTGGTGGCGCTGGATTTCCGACCGGCATGAAGTGGTCCTTCGTCCCAAAGCAGTCCGAAAAGCCGAAGTACGTGCTGGTCAACGGTGACGAATCCGAACCCGGCACCTGCAAGGATCACGTCCTGTTCCTGCACGATCCCCATGCCGTCATCGAAGGCACGATGATCGCGGGCCTCGCCATCGGCTCCAAGCTTGGCTTCATCTATCTCCGCGGGGAGTATCGCTACCTGCTCAAGATCGTCGAAAAGGCTGTTGCCGACGCCTATGCAAAGGGCTTCCTCGGCAAGAACATCTTCGGCACCGGTGTGGACTTCGACATCATCACGCAGACGGGAGCGGGAGCGTACGAGGTTGGCGAAGAGTCTGCCCTGATGGAGTCGCTCGAAGGCAAGCGCGGAGTGCCTCGCATCAAGCCTCCCTTCCCTGCCGTCGTTGGGCTTTATGGTGGTCCTACGGTCATCAACAACGCCGAGACCATCGCCAACGCGCCGCATATCCTGCTGATGGGTGGCGAGGCCTATGCGAAGCTTGGCAGCGAACGCAACGGTGGCACCCGCCTCTTCGGCATCAGCGGTCATGTCGAACGCCCCGGCGTCTACGAGCTTCCGATGGGCTACAACCTCAAGCGAGCTATCTACGAGGTCGCAGGCGGTATCAAGGATGGCAAGAGGCTGAAGGCAGTCGTACCCGGCGGCTCGAGCTGCCCCGTCATGACCGCGGACGAGATCGACGTCGGTCTTGACTTCGACCAGATGGGCAAGGCCGGCACCATGCTTGGCTCGGGCGGCATCGTGGTGCTTGACGAGAGCGTCTCCATCGTCGAATTTGCTCTCCGCACCATCGCGTTCTACCAGCATGAGTCCTGCGGCTGGTGCATTCCCTGCCGCGAGGGTACGGACTGGATCAAGAAGACTCTCACTCGCGTCTACAACGGCGGCGGCAATAAAAAAGATGTCGACAACGTTCAATATCTCGCCGAGAACATGCTGGGACGAACCTTCTGCCCGCTGGGCGACGCAGCAGCTATGCCCACCATCGCCTTCGTGAAGAAGTTCCGCAAAGAGTTTGAAGACTACATCGAGGGCCACAAGGCCGGAACCCCCATCATCACCGTTGAACAGCTGGTTGGAGCGCATTAAGCCATGGCAGACGTAACCCTTACCGTAGACGGCAAAAAAATCACCGCACCCGCAGGCACTCTTTTGCTCGAAGCCTGCAAGTCCGCCGGTATTGAGATCCCCGCCTTCTGCTACTACCCCGGCCTCTCGCTGCAGGCGGCTTGCCGGATGTGCGTCGTGCGCATCGAGAAGATGCCTAAGCTCCAGACCGCCTGCACCACGCCGGTCACCGAGGGCATGGTCGTGACCAGCGAGTCGCCCGAGATCGCCCAGGCCCGCAAGGCTACGCTGCAACTTCTCCTTGGCAATCATCCGCTCGACTGCCCTGTCTGCGACGCCGGCGGCGAGTGCGAGCTGCAGGACATGACCTTCAAGTACGGCGCAGCCGACAGCTTCTACGCAGAACCCAAGAACCACCGCGAAGAGCAGAAGTGGTCCCCTGTCGTCTACTTCGATCGCCCGCGCTGCATCCTCTGCTACCGCTGCATCCGCATGTGCGGCGAGGGCATGGACGTCTTCGCTCTCGGCATTCAGAACCGCGGCAGTTCTTCGGTCATCGCCCCCAACGTTCCCGCGCAGATGTCTCCCGACGACCTCGCCCACGTGGACTGCGAGCAGTGCGGCATGTGCATCGATGCCTGCCCGGTCGGAGCGCTGACCTCCGGCACCTACCGCTACAAGACGCGGCCCTGGGAGATGAATCACGTCTCGACGATCTGCACGCACTGCGGCGACGGATGCAAGACCACGCTCGGCGTTCGCAGCACCACGGACGGCTCCGAGATCGTCCGCGGCGATAACCGCGACAAGTCCGGCATCAACGTCGACTTCCTCTGTAACAAGGGTCGCTACGCCTTCGACTTCGCCAACAATGAAGACCGCATCACCCAGCCGCTCGTTCGCCAGCCCAACGGCGAGATGAAGCCCGTCAGCTGGGAGGTTGCACTCGACCACGTCGGCAAGACCTTCCGCGAGCTCCGCGACACGCGTGGCGGCAAGAGCATCGGAGTCATCGGCTCCAATCGCACGACGAACGAAGAGGCCTACCTGCTGCAGAAGTTCGCTCGCACCGTGTTGGGCACCAACAACATCGATCACCATCGCACCGCAGATTACGTCTCCTTTGCCCGAGCTCTCGCCGGCACAACGGATCGCACCGCCAGCCTGAAAGACACGCTGACCGCGCCGGCCATCATGATCCTCGGCGGCGATCCAACGATTCAGGCCCCCGCCACCGCGTGGAATATCCGCACCAACGTCCGCAACAATCGCGCCCGGCTCTACATCGCCAACTCTGCCGAGATCAAGCTTCGCCGCCAGGCCAAAGCCTTCGCGCACATCGCACCCTTCAGCTACGGCGCGCTGGCCAGCTTCCTCGCCGGAGACGATAGTGCTGTTGATGCCCTCACCCACCCGGGCGCAGACGCATCCTCCTTCCACGATTTCCGCAAGTCAATTCGGGCGGAGGAGAGTCTCCTCGTTCTTCTCGGGTCGGAGTTCCGCGGCGCCGATCTGCAGCGCCTCCTGGCCTTCGGCAAGACGTTGCCAAACCGCAAGTTCGCCCTCATCTCCGACTACGTCAACTCACGCGGAGCCGCCGACATGGGCCTGCTCCCCGACCTGCTTCCGGGATACACTCCGCTTGCAGGCAACACCACCTTCGCCGAGTACAACACTCCTGCCACGCCAGGTCTCGACCTGCTCGAGATGTTCGAAGCGGCTGGACGTGGTGAGCTCTCCGCGCTCTACGTCGTCGGATCGAACCCGGTTTCGCGCTACAGCGTAGACCCCGCCTCGCTGAAGGACACCTTCGTGGTGGTGCAGGATATGTTCCTCACCGAGACCGCAGCCCTCGCCGACGTCATCCTTCCAGCCGCGAATCTCTACGAGAAGTCCGGCTCCGTGACCAACAGCTACGGCGATCTCCAGCTCGTCAGCAAGGCAGGCGACCGCGCCGGAGTCCGCACCGACTTCGAGATGATCGTTCGCATCGCCGACAAGATGGGCGCGAACATGAAGGCTCTGGTTCCCTTCGGCAAAGGCACGCGAGCCGATATGGGTCAGTCCCGCGGTGCACAGTCCGGCGAGGCCGACCGTCACGCCGTATGGCTTTCGGCAAACAATATGGAGCCGAAGCTCAGCCCCTTCGATCCCTTCGCAATTCTGGACGAGATTCAGCGCCTCGTCCCCGGATACGACCTGCTGCGCCTTCAGCTGCTCAGCGGCAATGATCAGCATCTGCAGCCAGACGTAAGCGCCAACGACCTCGTTCAAATAGGCAACCGCCGCGACCTCGTCCTTCCGGCGAACGATACACTGTTTACCTCGGGCACCCTGGGACGCTACTCCGCCATGCTCTCCGACCTGCAGCATAACGAGAGCCTTCGTCCTCCAACCGGCCTCACCCAGATTCAGACCGCAGCCGACTAAGTAGACACAACAGCAGACTCGAAACAACTACAGGAGCCCAACCCACCGCCGTGAGCCACCTCAGCCCATTTCAGACATTCCTGCTGCTCAGCATTCTCAAGGTCGTGGTCGTCCTGGTCATCACCCTGAGTGCGGTCGCCTACACGGTGCTACTGGAGCGCAAGGTGTTGGGCCGCATTCAGAATCGCTGGGGACCCTCCCGCGTCGGGCCCTTCGGCTTGATGCAGCCGCTCGCTGACGGAATCAAACTCTTCCTCAAAGAAGATCTACTGCCTATCGCGGCAGAACGCCCGCTCTTCATCATCGCCCCTATCATCGCGCTGACCTGTGCGCTTATCTCCATCGCGGTTGTTCCCTTCGGCGGTATGCAAACGGTGAAGGGCGTCGAGATGTTCAACATCGCCGACCTCAACATCGGCCTGCTCGTCATCCTGGGCATCACCTCCATCGGAGTCTACGGCATCGCACTCTCGGGCTGGTCCTCGAACAATAAGTTCGCCCTCCTCGGCAGCCTCCGCGCAACCTCGCAGATGATCAGCTATGAACTGGCTCTTGGCCTTTCGCTGGTCGGCGTCGTCCTCCGTGCACAATCTCTCAGCCTGCGCGATATCGTCAACAGCCAAGGCGCACACGGCCTGCTTAGCTGGAACTTCTTTGGCGGCTTCCAGTTTGTCGGCTTCTTCATCTACATCATGGCCGCCTACGCCGAGACCAACCGCGCTCCCTTTGACCTTCCCGAAGCCGAGTCCGAGCTCGTCGCCGGCTATCACACCGAGTACAGCTCGATGAAGTTCGCCATGTTCTTCATGGCTGAGTACGCGAACATGATCACCGTCAGCTGCGTGGCCTCGCTGCTCTTCTTCGGCGGAGCCTCCAGCCCCCTCGGCCATCTCCTGCCAGCGGACTTCGGCGGCCCCATCCTCTCCGCCATCTTTCCGATCCTCTGGTTCGTGGCCAAAGTTCTCGCCTTCCTTCTGCTTTTTATCTGGGTGCGAGGCACGCTGCCGCGCTTCCGTTATGACCAGCTCATGAGCTTCGGCTGGAAGTTTCTCCTGCCGCTCGCCATAGCCAACATCATCGTCACAAGTTTAGTCATTGCCTTACGGAGTTAGCTCCACGGAAGTAGCAACAAGGTGTTTTACAATCAGCAGATAGCCCAGTTCTTCGAAATCGGCCTCTGCTCTGTTTCAAAACGTCTCAAGCGATTCACAAAGGACCTGACGGAACATCATGCAACTGGCACTCTTTCTCATCTTTGGCGGGCTGGCCGTAGCAGGAGCGTTGAACCTGCTCCTGCAGCGCCATCCCATCAACAGCGCACTCTCGCTGGTCGTCGTCATGATGTCGCTGGCGGTCCTCTACTGGTCGCTGGGGGCCGAGTTCCTCGCTGCCTCCCAGGTCATCGTCTACTCCGGTGCCATCATGGTCTTCTTCGTCTTCGTCATCATGCTTCTGAACGCAGGCGAAGAGGAGCGAACCACCGGCAGCCGAGCCGCGTACCTCGTTGGCTTCCCCGGCGCCGCAGCCATCTTCTGCCTGCTGAGCTTCGTCTTCCTGTCGGAACGCAAGGCTCTCGGCTACACCAACATCGGCGGCTATCTCAATCACATCACCAGCAACATCTCCGAGATCAGCACCATCCTCTTCACCAAGTTGCTGCTTCCCTTCGAAGTCACCTCGATCCTCATCCTGGTAGCCATCCTCGGAGCCGTTGTGCTCGCGCGAAAGGAACAATAGAGATGCTTCCGCAAGTGCCCATCGCCGCTTATCTCATCCTCGCTGCTGTGCTCTTCTCTGTTGGCGTCGCGGCCTTCCTCATCAAGCGCAACCTCATCACCATCTTCATGTCGATTGAGCTGATGCTCAACGCCGTCAACCTCACCTTCGTCGCCTTCGCGCATATGTGGCACCAGGTCTCCGGCCAGATCTTCGTCTTCTTCGTGATGGTGGTCGCCGCAGCCGAGGCCGCCGTCGGCCTTGCCATCATCATCGCCATCTTCCGCACGCGTGAAACGCTGAACGTCGACCAGATCGACCTGATGAAATCGTGACCTCTATGCCCTCTGCCTCCATGATCTCCGACTACCTCTGGCTGATCCCGCTTGTCCCCTTTGCCGGCTTCCTGATCAACGGCACTGTGGGCCGCAAGTTTCCCCGTGCTCTCGTCTCCGCCGTCGCTCTGCTCTGCACCGCGATTCCAGCCACGATCGTTGCGTGGCTCTGGATCGTCATGAAGTCCGAAGGCGCGCCCGAAGTCCTTCGCGTCGTCAGCCAGCCATGGATCGCAATTACCGGACTCCAGATCGACTTCGCCCTCACCGTCGATCACCTCACCCTGATTATGCTCGGCGTGGTCACCGGGGTCGGCTTCCTGATTCATGTTTACTCGGTCGGATATATGGCGCACGAAGAGGGATACTGGCGTTTCTTCGCCTACCTGAACCTCTTCATGTTCTTCATGCTCGTCCTCGTCCTGGCTGAGAGCTTCCTCCTGCTCTTCGTCGGCTGGGAGGGCGTGGGCCTCGCCTCGTATCTGCTCATCGGCTTCTACTTCACGAAGGACTCCGCCGCCAACGCCGGCAAAAAAGCCTTCATCGTCAACCGCATCGGCGACTTCGGTTTTCTCCTTGCGATGTTCCTCCTCGTCCGCGAGTTCGGCTCCCTCGACTTCAGCCACATCTTCCAGGCGATCAACGTCAATCCCGGCTGGCACGGAGGTATCCTCACCGCGATCGCACTCCTGCTCGTCCTCGGCGCAGTCGGAAAATCCGCACAGATTCCGCTGTACGTCTGGCTCCCCGACGCGATGGAAGGCCCCACCCCCGTCTCGGCCCTCATCCATGCCGCAACGATGGTCACGGCCGGCATCTATATGGTCGCCCGCTGCCACGTGCTCTTCAACCACAGCCCCCACGCGCTCGGCGTCGTCGCCATCATCGGCGCGGCCACGGCCATCTTCGCCGCCTGCATCGGCATGGTGCAGCACGACATCAAGCGCGTCCTCGCCTACTCCACCGTCTCGCAGCTCGGCTACATGTTTCTGGCCTGCGGAGTCGGCGCGTACACGGCAGGCATCTTCCATCTGCTCACCCACGCCTTCTTCAAGGCGCTGCTCTTCCTCTCTGCCGGCTCGGTCATCCACGCGCTCTCCGGCGAGCAGGACATGCGTAAGATGGGCGGCCTCCGCAAGCGCATCCCCGTCACTTTCTGGTCCATGACAATGGGCGTCTTCGCTATCGCCGGCATTCCCCCCCTAGCGGGTTTCTTCTCCAAGGACGAGATCCTCTACCAGGCCTTCGTCTCGACCAATCCCATCGGCAAACTGCTCTGGCTCGTCGGCCTTATCACCGCCGGCATGACCTCCTTCTACATGTTCCGCCTCTGGTTCAAGACCTTCTTTGGCCCGGAGCACTTTGAGGAGCACACTGATCTCCACGCCCACGGAGCAGCCGTCCACGCTCACTCCGGCGGCCACACCGTGATGGTCGTCGACCCGGAAGACAACCACGCGCACGGCGTTCACGAGTCCCCTGCGATCATGACCGTTCCGCTCGCCATCCTCGCGCTGCTGTCGATCATCGGCGGCTGGGTAGGGGTTCCCGCCGCTATGGGTGGCCACAACGAGATCGAACACTTCCTGGACCCCGTGTTCAGCACAGACGCAGCGGTCGAAGCAGCAACCACCGCTCATGGCTCCGAGCTTGGCCTCGCCGTAGTCTCCGTCCTTGTCGCTCTGGCCGGCCTCGGAATCGCCTACCTCTTCTATTACAAGAAACCGGGCACCGCCGCAGCGCTCGCAGCAAAGATGCCCGCTCTCTACAACCTCGTCGCTCACAAGTTCTACGTCGACGAGATCTACGGCGCCCTCATCGTCTCCCCGCTGCTCATGCTCAGCCGTCTCTTCCTCGGCGGCATCATCGACGGCGGCATCGTCAACGGCTCAGGCGCAGCCGCTGGCGCAACTACCCGAGGCCTCAGCTCTCTCGTCCGCCGCGTTCAATCAGGAAACATTCGCTCCTACGCCGGCTGGCTCGCACTCGGGGCCGCCGCCGTTCTGCTCGTTATGATCTTCGGCCGCTCCATTTGGATGCACTAAGGAAAAGCGCGTTTTTACCGGCATCTTGTTTTTGCAACACCAAAGGAAACGATGAATATCGACCACACCATCCTGACCGTCCTCATCTTCGTCCCGCTCGCGGGCGCGGTCCTGCTGGCCTTGCTGCCCGACAAGGGCAGGCTGATGCAATGGGGTGCGCTCGCCGTCACCCTGATCACCTTTATCTGCACCCTGCATCTGCCCGCAAACTACGACTACTCTGCCGTCGCCGGCACCTTCCAGTTCGAGCAGAATCACGAGTGGATCACCTCGCCCGCCATCCGCTATCACCTCGGCGTCGACGGCCTCTCTATGTGGCTGGTCGTGCTCACCGGCTTCCTCGCTCCTCTCGGCGTCCTCGTCTCCTGGAACACCATCGGCGATCGCAAGAAGCTCTTCTACACCCTCTTCCTCCTGCAACAGGTCGCGATGATCGGCATCTTCGTCTCGCTCGACCTCTTCCTCTACTACGCCTTCTGGGAGCTCTCGCTGGTTCCCATGACGCTGCTCATCGCCACCTTCGGCCGCGGCGCCAACCGCCGCCGCGCCGCCATCAAGTACTTCCTCTACACCTTCATCCCGTCTGCGATTCTGCTCGTCGGGATGCTCTGGGTCTACGCCCGCACCGGCACCTTCCAGCTGCCCGAGCTCGCCCAGCTTGCCGCCGCCCACAATATCTCCAGCAATAACGCAGCGCTCTGGCTGGCCTCACTTGCCTTCCTCGTAGCCTTCGCAGTCAAAGTTCCAGTCTTTCCGCTTCACGGCTGGCTCTCAGACGCAATCGCCGAAGCCCCCACCGCAGCCGTGATGGTTCTGGTCGGCAAACTCGGCCTCTACTCCATCCTGCGCTTCTCCTTCAGCATCTTCCCCGAGCAGTCCCGCCAGATCGCTCCGCTTATGATCGCCCTCGGAGCCATCGGCATCGTCTACGGTGCGCTCATCGCTCTTGTGCAAAAAGATCTCAAGCAACTGGCCGCATACGGAGCACTCGGACACGTCAGCGTCGTCGTTCTTGGCATCTTCACCTTCACCATCGCCGGCATCGACGGCGGCATCTACGCCACCCTCAACGAAGGCATCGGCGCCGGTGCTTTCTTCATCCTTCTCGGCATTCTCTACGAGCGCTACGGCACCTACGATATGCGCGACTATGGGGGTCTCGCCGCCAAGCTCCCTTGGATGGTAACCCTCTTCGTCATCACCACGCTGTCGGTGATCGGCTTGCCGATGCTCAACGGCTTCGTAGGCGAGTTCCTCGTCCTCACCGGCGGCATGCAGTCCGCCGTCACCCACCACACTCGCTGGACGGTGCTCGCCACCACCGGCGTCATTCTCACCGCCTCGTACATGCTGTGGATGATTCAGCGCGTCTTCTATGGCGACCTGAACGAGAACACAGCCGACGTACCGGTCCCTGACGTCACCGCGCGCGAGCATCTCGCACTCTGGCCACTAATCGCTGTCATGCTCTTCATGGGCATCGCGTCCCCCTACTGGCTGCGCGCCATCGACACCGCAGGTACCTACCTCGCGCAGGAACCGCAGCCCATCGAGCCCGCAGCAACCGTTAACACCATCGTCCCAGAGCCACAGACATCCGCCGCCCAGGAGGCCACGAAGTAATGTCCCCTAACGTCCTGGCCCTCCTTCCCGAGCTCATCCTCACCCTCGTCGGTGTCCTCGTCATGCTCGTGGAGCCATGCCTGAAGCCGGGCTCCAGCCGCAAACCTCTTGGCTGGCTCGCGATCGTCGGCACCGTCGCCGCTCTCGCCGGAAGCTGGTATCAGATTCAGTTCGGCACCCTCCACGCCTTCTCCGGCACCATTCAGGTCGACGCCTTCTCGGTGCTCTTCCACTTCGTCATCGGCTCCGTCGTCCTGGTTACCCTGCTGGGCTCAATAGATTTCTTCGAAGGCAATGCCAGCCACGCCGGCGAGTACTTCGCACTTATTCTCTTCGGCGCAGTCGGCATGATGCTGATGACCTGCTCGGTCGAACTCCTCATGGTCTTCGTCGGCCTGGAGATCTCCTCGATCTCGACCTACATCATGTGCGGCTTCCGCAAGGGTCAGGCCACCGGCACCGAGTCCTCTATCAAGTACTTCCTGCTCGGCTCCTTCGCCACCGCTTTCTTCCTCTACGGTGTGGCCCTCTCGTTCGGCGCGACGGGTTCTACCAACATCTACGCCATCGCCCACGGCCTCGAGACCACGGCAACCCCTGCTTTAGCTTTCACGGCCCTCGCGCTCATCCTTATCGGTCTCGGCTTCAAAGTCTCCGCCGCCCCGTTCCATGTCTGGACCCCGGATGTTTATCAGGGCGCACCGGCCCCAGTCGTCGGCCTCATGTCGACCGCACCCAAAGCCGCCGCCTTCGCCGTCCTGCTCCGCATCACCTTCACCGGCTTCCCGACCTATCAACATCGCTGGGCCATCCTGATGTGGGTTCTCGCCGCACTGTCAATGACGGTTGGCAATCTCGGCGCTCTTATGCAGCGCGACGTCAAGCGCATGCTCGCCTACTCCAGCATCGCTCACGCCGGCTATCTTATGGTCGCCTTCACTGCCTTCCCCTTCGACGGTATCGCCGCGGCCTGCTTCTACACCGCGACCTACGCCGCGATGAACGTTGGCGCCTTCGCGGTTGTCACGCAGATTGCCGGCTACGACGAGCGCGCTCGCAGCATCGACGACTTCACCGGTCTCGGCCAGAAGCGCCCCTACCTCGCCGCTCTGCTCAGCTTCTTCCTGCTCTCGCTCATCGGAATCCCCTTCACCGGCGGCTTCTTCGGCAAGTTCTACGTCTTCTCCGCAGCGATCCACGGCGGCAATGTGTGGTTGGCCGTTATCGGTCTGCTCAACAGCGGCGTCGCCTGCTTCTATTATCTGCGTCTGCTGGCTGCGATCTACACTCGTCCCGGCAGCGAGAGCACTCGCCTCAACCAGCTTCGGCGCATCAGTGTTCCTGCGGCGATTGGGATTGGTCTTGCTGCTGTGGCGACGGGGGCGCTTGGCATTGTGCCCAGCGGTGCGGTCTCCTTTGCGGAGTACGCCAGCCACTCTACTCTCATCGAACAGGGCCGACAGGAGTGTGCCGCCTCTCCCGATAGCTGCCATCTTCAGCTGCAGTTCGACGAGAAGTAACTACGTCCTGCCGGACGGGCCTCTGCACTCAGTCACCCCGCAAACGAAGACCTGTTTGCGGGGACCCCGATTCGGCGGCCACTTCGTGGCGTGTATATCGGTCTTGGCAAGATGATAGTCATGGGTCCTCCCGTTGGTCGGCATGGATTTTCCTTCCGGCCAACGGGATGACCAACAAGGTACACAAGTCACGAAGTGACCGCCCCACGCGCAGTGGGCCCGTCCGGCAGGACAAATAGGCAAACAAGAAAGCCTCCGCGAACTGCGGAGGCTTTCCTTGTCACAAACTTCAAAGGCCAGAAGCTTACTGGACCTTGAGGAAGATGATGACGAACGTGAACAGCGCGAGCGACTCAATAAACGCCAAACCAAGAATCAGGAAGATAAAGATTCCAGGACGAGCACCCGGGTTACGTGCCAGCGCCTCGGTTGCCGAAGCGGTCGCCTTACCCTGACCCAGACCGCAAAGACCAGCAGCCAGCGCCATGCCCAGACCAGCAGCCAGAGGAACCCACTGGGCTCCGGGGCTTGCAGCGGCAGCGCCCTGCGCAAAAGCCGGCGTTGCAAACAGCAGCG
The Edaphobacter lichenicola genome window above contains:
- a CDS encoding complex I subunit 4 family protein, with translation MNIDHTILTVLIFVPLAGAVLLALLPDKGRLMQWGALAVTLITFICTLHLPANYDYSAVAGTFQFEQNHEWITSPAIRYHLGVDGLSMWLVVLTGFLAPLGVLVSWNTIGDRKKLFYTLFLLQQVAMIGIFVSLDLFLYYAFWELSLVPMTLLIATFGRGANRRRAAIKYFLYTFIPSAILLVGMLWVYARTGTFQLPELAQLAAAHNISSNNAALWLASLAFLVAFAVKVPVFPLHGWLSDAIAEAPTAAVMVLVGKLGLYSILRFSFSIFPEQSRQIAPLMIALGAIGIVYGALIALVQKDLKQLAAYGALGHVSVVVLGIFTFTIAGIDGGIYATLNEGIGAGAFFILLGILYERYGTYDMRDYGGLAAKLPWMVTLFVITTLSVIGLPMLNGFVGEFLVLTGGMQSAVTHHTRWTVLATTGVILTASYMLWMIQRVFYGDLNENTADVPVPDVTAREHLALWPLIAVMLFMGIASPYWLRAIDTAGTYLAQEPQPIEPAATVNTIVPEPQTSAAQEATK
- a CDS encoding NADH-quinone oxidoreductase subunit N, with protein sequence MSPNVLALLPELILTLVGVLVMLVEPCLKPGSSRKPLGWLAIVGTVAALAGSWYQIQFGTLHAFSGTIQVDAFSVLFHFVIGSVVLVTLLGSIDFFEGNASHAGEYFALILFGAVGMMLMTCSVELLMVFVGLEISSISTYIMCGFRKGQATGTESSIKYFLLGSFATAFFLYGVALSFGATGSTNIYAIAHGLETTATPALAFTALALILIGLGFKVSAAPFHVWTPDVYQGAPAPVVGLMSTAPKAAAFAVLLRITFTGFPTYQHRWAILMWVLAALSMTVGNLGALMQRDVKRMLAYSSIAHAGYLMVAFTAFPFDGIAAACFYTATYAAMNVGAFAVVTQIAGYDERARSIDDFTGLGQKRPYLAALLSFFLLSLIGIPFTGGFFGKFYVFSAAIHGGNVWLAVIGLLNSGVACFYYLRLLAAIYTRPGSESTRLNQLRRISVPAAIGIGLAAVATGALGIVPSGAVSFAEYASHSTLIEQGRQECAASPDSCHLQLQFDEK
- a CDS encoding ATP synthase F0 subunit C, which gives rise to MKKLQYLFMSLAALLFATPAFAQGAAAASPGAQWVPLAAGLGMALAAGLCGLGQGKATASATEALARNPGARPGIFIFLILGLAFIESLALFTFVIIFLKVQ